From the Vanessa cardui chromosome 18, ilVanCard2.1, whole genome shotgun sequence genome, one window contains:
- the LOC124537190 gene encoding dynein light chain Tctex-type 5-like — translation MSKEYKRFSFRMSGFGLNRRISNKQKMVRTFQPTYQLNPRKRFNIENVEKILKRIVNSELVDVEYSEKLIPDLCISLAENIRTAIKEENYDRYRIIVAVTIGQRRQQSVHMFHSFLWDHERDAFASHNFENCHIYANVVVYGVYFD, via the exons atGTCGAAAGAATATAAAAGATTCTCTTTTCGGATGAGCGGATTCGGATTGAATCGCCGAATAAGCAACAAACAGAAAATG GTACGAACATTTCAGCCCACATATCAATTAAATCCAAGAAAACGCTTCAATATTGAAAATGTAGAAAAAATCTTAAAGCGCATAGTGAATTCAGAACTTGTTGATGTCGAATATAGCGAAAAACTTATTCCAGATCTCTGTATTAGTTTAGCGGAAAATATCAGGACGGCgataaaagaagaaaattatGACAG ATATAGAATAATCGTAGCAGTTACTATTGGCCAGAGAAGACAGCAAAGTGTCCACATGTTTCACTCCTTCCTCTGGGATCACGAACGAGATGCTTTCGCGTCACATAATTTTGAAAACTGCCATATTTATGCCAATGTTGTTGTCTATGGTgtctattttgattaa